CAACGCTCGGCAGTCTCGACACGATTATGGGGGAGGTGGATCGATGACGGCGCCGACCGCGACATCATGGCGGAGAGACTCCGACCAGCAAGTGACCTGTATCGCCTGTGGCGAGACGGTCGACCGCGATGCTGCGCGAGAATACGACAAGCAAGGTGATCGCTGGAACCGTGACGACAAGGAGTTCGAATATCTCTGTAAGCCCTGTC
The Halobellus limi genome window above contains:
- a CDS encoding DUF7562 family protein — its product is MTAPTATSWRRDSDQQVTCIACGETVDRDAAREYDKQGDRWNRDDKEFEYLCKPCHRACCHQNRNGLEETLIAAGAGRTDRQTFLRQFCELTADDTDQSRKVP